The Streptomyces sp. NBC_01276 genome includes the window CCTCCGTACGGATCTACCGGATCTCGCTCACCACCTGGGGCTGGATGCTGCGCGGCGAACGAGCCCCGACCGGGCCGGCCCGCCGCCGTGCGACGCCCCCGCCCTTCGACCTCGCGGCAGTCGACGACCCCGGGCTGCCGCCCGTACTCGCCGAACTCGCGGCGGCGCGGGCGGACGAGATGGACGCCGACACCGTCAACCGCGAAGTGTCCATCGCGCGCAAAGCGATCGGCTGGTGGCAGGCCCAGGGCTGGATCGAGGCAGACCCGACGATCGGGGTCGAACGGCGCCCGGCACCGCCGAACCGCACGAAGGCGCTGTCGAAGCCTCAGATCGCCGCCCTGTGGGCGTTGGAGTCGTCCTTACGGGAGAAGACGTTCTGGCGGCTGCTCTACGAAAGCGCCGCACGGGCCGAGGAGATCCTGTGCCTGAACGTCGAGGAGCTGTCGCCCGCCGACCAGCGCGGCCGGGTCGTCTCCAAGGGCGGCACCCCCGAGTGGATCCACTGGCGGTCCGGCACCGCCCGGCTCCTGCCCCGGCTCATCGCCGGACGCACCCACGGCCCGCTCTTCCTCACCTACCGCAAGGCCCCCGCCCGCACCCCGGCTCCCGACACCTGCCCGACGACCGGCCGCGCCAGACTGTCCTACCGCCGGGCGGAACAGATCTTCGAGGAGAGCACGCGACTGCTGGCCAACCCCCTCGCCGGGCCGGATGACTTCGACGCGCTGGAGGGCTGGACGCTCCACCGGCTCCGCCACGGCGTCCTCACCCACGACGCGGGAGACGGCACCCCGACTTCCACGAGCCCCGGATGAACGCTCCCCGATGACCGGCTCCGTGCCGCGCCGAACTCCAGGAGCAGGGTCACGGCCACGAGCGCTCGCAGCCCCGGTGCCGGCGGCCCGCTGCCGACCCGCCCGCTGCGGCGCGGGCGCGACCCGGCAGGACACCCGCATTCCGCGTTCCGCGGGGCCTTACCCGCGGTCGCCCGCGTCGAGGCGGTGGCAGGCGTCCAGCAGGGCGGCGAGGTCGCGGGACGGGGGGCCGGGCCGGACGGCGAGGGAGGTCGGGACGGTCGGTGCGGGGGTGGTGAAGGGGCGGAAGGCGACCCCGGGGGCCGGCTGGATCGCGGCCTGGGCGGCGTAGTAGACGGTCCAGGTGGGGCGGCCCGCGGCGATGGCGGCCAGGGTGTCCTGGTCGTTGGTGAACGGCGGCCCCGGGACCGGCTCGAAGCCCGCCGCCCGGCAGGCCGCGGTGACGGCGTCCACCAGCGGCGGGTTCTCCTCGCGCGCGGCGATCCGCAGGGGCAGCCCGGCCGGGCCCGTGAGGTCCGCCAGGTCCACGTCGGCCCCCGCGGCCAGTGGATGGCGCGCGGGGAGGGCGGCGACGAGCTCCTCCTCCCACAGCGGCAGCAGTTCCAGGCCGGGCCGGGGATCCGCGCCCCGCACGAAGGCCGCGTCCAGCTCCCCGTCCCGGACCTGCCCCAGACGCGTCGTCAGGGGCACGCCGACCAGTTCCACCAGGAGGGCGGGCGCGCGCTCGGCGAGGTCGGACAGCAGTTCCCCGAGCCGGCGGCCCAGGCCGGTGCCGGTACCCACCCGCAGCGTGGCGTCCCGCTCCGTGCGCAACCCGGCCATCGCCCCGGATGCGGCCCGTCCGGTGTCCAGCAGGGCGCGTGCGTACGGCAGGAACACCTGCCCGGCGCGGGTCAGCGTCACCGTACGCGTCGTGCGGTCGAACAGCTCCAGGCCGAACTCCCGCTCCAGCCGGCGGATCTGCTGGCTGACGGTCG containing:
- a CDS encoding tyrosine-type recombinase/integrase, whose amino-acid sequence is MAIERAAVPETETETETETEGEIASRVPRPRAEPPLPVPPRTYASAVERYLAGAGISESSVRIYRISLTTWGWMLRGERAPTGPARRRATPPPFDLAAVDDPGLPPVLAELAAARADEMDADTVNREVSIARKAIGWWQAQGWIEADPTIGVERRPAPPNRTKALSKPQIAALWALESSLREKTFWRLLYESAARAEEILCLNVEELSPADQRGRVVSKGGTPEWIHWRSGTARLLPRLIAGRTHGPLFLTYRKAPARTPAPDTCPTTGRARLSYRRAEQIFEESTRLLANPLAGPDDFDALEGWTLHRLRHGVLTHDAGDGTPTSTSPG
- a CDS encoding LysR family transcriptional regulator, whose amino-acid sequence is MELRQVRYFAAVAEELHFGRAAERLHIGQPTVSQQIRRLEREFGLELFDRTTRTVTLTRAGQVFLPYARALLDTGRAASGAMAGLRTERDATLRVGTGTGLGRRLGELLSDLAERAPALLVELVGVPLTTRLGQVRDGELDAAFVRGADPRPGLELLPLWEEELVAALPARHPLAAGADVDLADLTGPAGLPLRIAAREENPPLVDAVTAACRAAGFEPVPGPPFTNDQDTLAAIAAGRPTWTVYYAAQAAIQPAPGVAFRPFTTPAPTVPTSLAVRPGPPSRDLAALLDACHRLDAGDRG